The Primulina eburnea isolate SZY01 chromosome 13, ASM2296580v1, whole genome shotgun sequence genome includes a region encoding these proteins:
- the LOC140809171 gene encoding uncharacterized protein yields MAAREQVHPREETNEVDSGFGQMNPFPPPPMGQTPADQPLLPAPRQKKEKEFEDLRQGSMSVAEYESRYSALLKYVPHIATNVHAKMRHFLKGLKLELFDRVQSNNPISFEDAVTRAEMAELVMQEYGAQGRLSEPTRESLRPQGQSFKYHNGSSSSSSSGKRRFDSRRVESRGSSSQSVQGQRGESRAVRCFRCGGPHLIRDCTQTEITCFECGGVGHLARQCPSREGQREPRSARGRSSERGGRQPRQFTPRPSGGQPRMQGAGPPQAHVYALTREQAEEAREEMIADEKERWTFYGKGSRPHVPLVSAIRMSRLLEHGHEGYLIYAVDVTEKKKEVGIEDIPIIAEFADVFPDEIPGFPPAREVEFGIELMPGTSPISRTPYRMAPAELRELKAQLQDLLDKGYIRPSVSPWGAPVLFVEAVLQWSSPTSVPEIRSFLGLAGYYRRFIEGFSKIARYLTQLTQKGVRFHWSEACERSFQELKHRLTTAPVLSIPTENERFVVYTDASLHGLGCVLMQDRHVVAYASRQLKPHETRYPVHDLELAAIIFALKIWRHYLYGTSFTIYTDHKSLRFLFTQTELNMRQRRWLDLPKDYDCEIEYHPGRANLTADALNRKVSCTAEDVSRLSAMMMSCCSLGYDFDISTTPIQVSTLLAEPDIYGCIRDAQMTDERVQRWRELVSQKQDTRFRVADDGSLRMNDRWSSIPLVEFAYNNSYQSSIQMAPFEALYGRCCRSPLYWDDVDRAAVTGPDMIHEMEQKVKVIQQRLKAAQDRQAAYAYKRRRPLEFQQGDRVFLKVSPFRGTVRFGMKGKLAPS; encoded by the exons ATGGCAGCTAGAGAACAGGTACATCCACGCGAAGAAACGAACGAGGTTGACAGTGGGTTTGGTCAGATGAatccatttccacctcctccTATGGGACAGACACCTGCAGATCAGCCTTTATTACCTG CACCCAGACAGAAGAAAGAGAAAGAATTCGAGGATTTGAgacagggtagtatgtctgttgctgAATATGAGTCTCGGTATTCTGCATTGCTGAAATATGTGCCACATATTGCTACAAATGTTCATGCTAAGATGAGGCACTTCTTGAAAGGGTTGAAGTTAGAGTTATTTGATCGTGTGCAATCAAATAACCCGATATCATTTGAGGATGCAGTGACGAGGGCAGAGATGGCTGAGTTGGTGATGCAGGAGTATGGGGCTCAGGGACGATTATCAGAGCCGACTAGGGAGTCATTGCGACCACAGGGACAATCTTTTAAATATCATAatggttcatcttcttcatcCTCATCTGGGAAGCGCCGATTTGATTCACGACGTGTTGAGAGTCGTGGGAGCAGTTCTCAgtctgttcaggggcagagagggGAGTCCAGAGCAGTGAGATGTTTTCGTTGTGGGGGACCTCATCTGATCAGAGATTGTACACAGACCGAGATCACCTGTTTTGAGTGTGGCGGTGTTGGTCATCTGGCGAGACAGTGTCCTAGTCGTGAGGGGCAGCGAGAGCCTAGGAGTGCTAGAGGTAGATCCTCAGAGAGAGGAGGACGACAGCCTCGTCAGTTTACACCACGACCTTCTGGAGGACAGCCACGTATGCAGGGAGCTGGTCCGCCTCAGGCACATGTGTATGCTTTGACACGAGAGCAGGCAGAGGAGGCACGAGAGGAGATGATAGCGG ATGAGAAAGAACGTTGGACATTTTATGGGAAGGGTTCTCGTCCCCATGTTCCGTTGGTATCTGCCATCCGGATGTCTCGGTTATTGGAGCATGGgcatgagggttatcttatttatgctgtagatgtgaCAGAGAAGAAGAAAGAGGTGGGAATAGAGGACATACCTATAATTGCTGAGTTTGCcgatgtatttcctgatgagattccaggcttCCCACCAGCTCGTGAGGTGGAGTTTGGGatcgagttgatgccaggtacttcCCCTATTTCTCGTACTccttacagaatggcaccagcagAGTTGAGAGAGTTGAAAGCCCAGTTGCAGGACTTGCTGGACAAGGGATACATTCGCCCTAGTGTATCgccttggggtgcaccagtcttattt GTCGAAGCCGTGTTACAGTGGTCTTCACCTACATCTGTACCTGAGATTCGTAGTTTCTTGGGTTTagcaggttattatcgtcgatttatcgaGGGATTTTCAAAGATTGCTAGATATTTGACACAGTTGACCCAGAAAGGTGTGCGATTTCACTGGTCTGAAGCATGTGAGAGGAGTTTTCAAGAGTTGAAACACCGACTGACGACTGCACCGGTGTTATCAATCCCTACAGAAAATGAGAggtttgttgtttatactgatGCATCATTAcatggtttgggatgtgttttgatgcaggatCGACATGTTGTGGCATATGCTTCAAGACAACTGAAACCACACGAAACAAGGTACCCCGTGCATGACTTGGAGTTGGCAGCCATTATCTTcgccttgaagatatggcgacattatttatacggtaCCTCGTTTACGATttatactgatcataagagcttgagatTTTTGTTTACTcagacagagttgaatatgagacagaggcgATGGTTAGATTTGccgaaggattatgattgtgagattgaaTATCATCCTGGTCGAGCcaatcttacagctgatgcaTTGAACCGTAAAGTGAGTTGTACTGCAGAGGATGTCAGTCGCTTATCAGCTATGATGATGTCTTGTTGTTCCttgggatatgattttgatatctCGACGACTCCTATCCAGGTATCTACCTTATTAGCTGAACCTGATATATATGGTTGTATTCGTGATGCACAGATGACAGATGAGAGAGTTCAGCGATGGAGGGAGTTAGTGTCTCAGAAACAAGATACTCGTTTTAGAGTGGCTGATGATGGCAGTTTGAGGATGAATGATAGATGG TCATCTATTCCATTGGTGGAGTTTGCgtataacaatagttatcagaGTAGTATTCAGATGGCTCCAtttgaggcattgtatgggagaTGTTGTAGATCTCCGTTATACTGGGATGATGTTGATCGAGCTGCAGTCACAGGTCCTGATATGATTCATGAGATGGAACAGAAAGTGAAGGTGATACAGCAACGATTGAAAGCagctcaagatagacaggccGCCTATGCCTATAAAAGACGAAGACCTTTAGAGTTTCAGCAGGGcgatcgagtatttttgaaagtttCTCCTTTTCGTGGCACAGTGCGATTTGGCATGAAAGGAAAGTTGGCACCGAG TTAG